The genomic stretch TGTATGACATGCCTTCGACTCGTCCGACCATCAAACCAAGACCGGTCCCCAGACCAAAAAGATAGACCATGGGATCTGCTAGGTTGCCGAGAATTGACACAAGCGCGGCTTTTTTCCACGCAAGGTAGTTGCGGCGCCACATCGCAGTCCAGTTCCAGCCATTGGCAGGCAGAACTGCCGCATAATTTTCCCACATCTTTCAATCCTTCATCTCTCGCCCAGTCAGTCGTAGAAAAACGTCCTCGAGATTGGGGGGGCGCTGTAAAAGACGCAGATCCGTACGCTCCCGCAATTGTATTCGCACCTGCTCGGGAGCGGAGGAGTAACAAAAGAGGGTTTCTCCGCTTACCTCAATGCGCTGCGCGCATGTTTTGATAAGGGCGCGCAGTTCATGTGGATTGCCGCCGTTGATCTCAATGACTTGGCAGCCGATCTGCTCGTCGATCAGCCCTTGGGGCCGACCTTCGGCGATCTTCTCTCCTTCTTCAAGAACGCATAGCCGGTCGCATAACCGCTCTGCCTCCTCCATGAAATGCGTAGTAAGCAGGATCGTCTTGCCGCGTGCCAACAGCGAGCGCAGCCGCTCCCAAATCAGGTGGCGCGCGTGCGGGTCGAGACCGGTGGTGGGCTCATCTAATATGAGCAGTTGTGGGTCGTTGATGAGCGCGCGTGCCAGCATCAGGCGCCGTTTCATACCACCGGAAAGGCCTGCGACCCGCGCATCCGCCTTACTCTCAAGTCTGGCAAACTCTAGGAGTGACGGGATAACGGCTTCGATCTGATGGGTGCTCATATTGAAGTAGCGCCCAAAGACCAACAGGTTCTCACGCACTGTGAATTCCTGATCAAGGTCATCGAATTGCGGAACCACCCCAATGCTTGCCCGCGCCAGACGAGCCTGCGCAGGCACTGGTGCGCCAAGCACCGTGATCTTGCCTGCGTCGGGCGGCGTCATACCAAGGACCATGCGCGCAATCGTGCTTTTGCCGGCACCGTTGGGCCCGAGGAGCCCGAAGCACTCTCCTTTTTCGACGGCGAACGAAAACCGATCGACAACAGTTCGGTCGATATAGGTTTTCGTGACGTCAATCAAACTGATTGCTATCGCGGCCATGTGCTTGCCGAGGAAGCCGTGCAGCCCACCGGGGATACATCGGTTTCGCTCGTCCTTGTAAGCAGCAAGCCATCGCACCATACGTGGCCTATTTGTCCCCACTCGCAGGCCGCTGCAGCGTCGGGGAAAAAACCCCGGCCGTGATAGTTGGCACTCGTGTTGCAAAGCAGCGGAATACCGGTGAGACTTTCATATTCGGCCAAAAGCTTGGAGACTTCGTGCTCAGAGTTTCGCGCGATCGTTTGAAGTCGCGCAGTTCCATCAAGGTGCACTACGGCAGGGATCCGTTCTCGCCATTTCGGGCGTGTCGTATGATCGAAGAGCATGTATGGATCTGGAGTGCCGGGGTCGAAGATATCCTGCGCGCGGTCTTCCAAGCAAATTGGGGCTACAGGTCGGAAATGCTCGCGGAATTTCACTTCGTTGAGATGATCCTTCATTTGCGGGGAAGTCGCGGCGGCCAAGATGCTTCTGCCTCCCAACGCCCGTGGCCCAAGTTCTGCACGGCCGGCAAGAAAAACAACCGGTTCGTTAGATGCCAATATCCTGGCGAGTTCGGCCAAGGTGCATGGAGCAGCTTTCCATCCCGGCGGGATCGCGCTACTCTTCAGCTTAGGGCCGCTGTAAACTGACCAGTCAAGCGGAGCGAGACCACGCTCGACAGCACGCGCGCAGCAGGCGGCGCCAATAGCCGATCCGCTGTCGTTGGGAAATGGGGGCACCCAGACTGATTCAAACAGACCACTCGCTCTGAGCGCGCTGTTCCATTTGATGTTAAGGCCGCATCCGCCGGCCACGCACAAGTTTCGGGATTCGAATTGCGACTGCATCTGTAGAGCAATCGTCATCTCTCCAACGAGGAGGCGTTCAAGGAAAACATGAAATGAAGCAAGTACATCCTGGGGTTTTTCACACTGTAACCGGGATGCGCTTGCGTCGAAGTAATCATTGACGCGTGCAAGCAATGCGTCTGCATTATGAATGTTTTCCCTATAACCGACCGCGAGCAGCGTTTCTCCGGCGAAGTGTTCCTCGTAGAGCTCCCGAAACACGTTTAGGATGTTCTCCTGAGCCGCGCCAAGTGCAATGTAGGCCATTAGCTTTCCGGCGACACCCAGGTCCCAGCTTCTTGGATCCGCCTTCCTGTACGGCCCGAAGTGATGGCCGGCGACAGCATAGGCATGACCTATCATCGGGAACATGCACTTGATTAATCGGATTCCTTTTGGCTCTGCATAGTAGAGCCGTGGAAATATGCAGCCATCCCATACCAAGCAGAACGAAGGTTCTCCGGCTTTGGCAAACGGACTGGTGCAGTACGCGGAGACTACGTGGCTTATGACGTGCGGAAAACTTTTGTAGGGGAGGATCGAACCGCTGAGCGCGAGACCCGAGCTGTCATGAGACTTTAGAGGGCTCTCTGGCCACCGTTCGACATAGGGAGCTCCACTGAGAGTTATGGGGAGGCCTTCGCTGAAGACCTGGAACTCTGATTCAAGTTCTCCGTCCCACCCGTCGATGACGAATTGATCAACGTCCCCTACGCTCAAACCGTGTTCGTTCAGGGCTTGGACAATCGCGTCAAGGTTGTCGATAGCTTGATAGCGGGGATTGTTGTTGCGCTTCTCCTGCTCAATACAGAAGATAAGTTTCCCGTCTTCGATGAGGGCAACTGCACCGTCGTGTGTGAGTTTAATTCCGCAGATGCGCATAAGATCTCCATATCTAACGCGGTAGCCGGATCATTGAGAAACGGGGTGGCGATGTCGGGTAAGCAAACAGTCTTCGTTGGTGGTTTGGCCGACGCATCGCACACGATCAATTTGGATCAATTCCTGATCCAAGATCGTAATGACGGTTTCGGCACCAGCCACGTGACCCCAACGTTGGCAGCTCGCATCACCTGCCGATCCGAATATTAGATGGCCGGATGGCGCGAGCATTTGTGCCAAGTTGCGGATAGCCGTTCGCATCTCAGCAACGCTCTCAAGGTAATAGAGCACCTCAGCTACCACGATCAGATCAAAGAGTTTTCGTGCCGAGAACTGGAGGATATCGCAGCTTATCCAGGAGATATTCGGCGGATCCTTTAGTCGTCGACGCGTTCGAGCGAGCGCATGAGGCACCACATCAATTACGGTGAGTTGCTCGCAATGCGGCGCAAGTCTTTCGGTGAACGCCCCGGCTGCGCATCCGACTTCGAGCGCGTTTGTGATTGATTGCTGCGCAAGCGCCAGCCGCAGCATTTGCCTATGTCGCTCCTGCTCGAACGGGTTGCTGTCAAGCCGCCATGGATCGTCTTCAGCCAACTCATCATGCAGCAACTGATAGTGCTTTTTCTGGTTCAACTTCCTGCACCTCTTGTGGCTAATCCCGCAACTGATGTTAGGTTTGTCCGCCTTCAGCCTCGCCGTCAGCTGCAGCATCCAAAGCCGACCAAGACTTCGGATGCTCGCGAAAAGGTTAATCCACCGGTAGAGATTTAAGCGATGATGTTTGCGCGCTGCGGGGGGATCTTTGCAAGACATCAGTGCGAGAGAGCCAAGCACTATTGCTTAACGTACACAGCGCATATGCTTTAAGGGGAAGAATGAGGAAAAGGTTGATTGGCGTGTGGGCAGCGAAAGTTAGAAATCGAACCTGGCGAGCGCGAAGCGCAGCCACACTGGTGCGCACCACCGTCATGAATGCTATCATCGTTATCGTCGACCACGGTATCGTGGCTGCCACCGCAATCTGCGCAAGCCCCATCAATACCGACACGGCAAGAAGCAGCGGCCCAAGATTCTGCCCGATAACGTCCAATGTTAGATAACGGTCAAGCCTGCGCAACAAGCGCAGCGCTAGCAACGTGTCTCGGAACGTGCTGCGCGCCCAGCGCAACTGTTGGCGCAGATACGGTGCGAGCCGGTCTGGCACGACTGTGGCTGCAATGGCATCCGCAACATACTCGGTCCGAAAACCAGCTTTGAGCATCAGGATTGTAAGATGACGGTCCTCACCAAAATCGCTTGTTTTGCCGCGAAACAGTTGCGTCTCGTATTGGTCGAGCAGCAAAAGCAGTGCAGATCGGCGGTACATGGCGCATGGACCACAACAGCACATCACCGCACCAAAACGTGCCTGCGCCGCCCGCTCCTCGTTGCAGGCCAGCCAGTATTCCATGTCGATCAGTCGTGTCAGCCATGTGTCGCTGCGATTTCTGGCCACCAATTGTCCCATAACCGCCCCTATCGATGGATCGCGCATCTTGTGGACGAGCTTCGTGACCACGTCGGGCGCAAGCGTGGTGTCTGAGTCGACGTTTAGAAGCAAGTCACCGGATGAGCGGCGTATCGCGGCGATCTGCGCCTTGCGCTTTCCGGCATTTGTAGGGAGAAGAATGAAGTTGAACCGCGGATCTCCCGCATATGTGTTGTGTACGGGTGCGAGGTCCTCGCGGTTTGTAGAACCATCATCTACCACAAAAACCTGCAGCCGCCCGGCATAATCCTGATTTGCGATAGACTCGAGGCACGCCGAGAGAATGTCCGGGTCTTCATTGAAACAGGGAACAATCACGTCGACGCTTGCCAGCGCGTTGAAGGGGGGGCTTCCGGGAGAGGCAGAAAAAGAACTTGCCGTTGGAGCATACAGGACCTGCATGCCCTTATAGACGCCAGAAAGGAGCGCATACAACGAAATTGCCACCGTGCCGGCTGTACCAAATAGATCCATGCAGATACCGTCCGTTAATTATCCTGGGAGAGCGTTCGGATGACAAAACCACGGTCGTGCAACCCGGTAATGACACGGGAAAGCGCCATCAGCGTCTGGTCGCGCAAGCCAGAAAGCTTGTGTCCTACAAGCTCGTTAGGGGGGCACCCATCGTGCAACAGCACGATGGCGCCTGGCTCGACTGAAGCCAGCACTGCATCAACAATGGCGTTGACACCAGGGCGCGACCAGTCCCGCGGATCTACGGACCAATGTACCGCTTGGAGCCCCACGCGCGCTGAGATGCTTAGCACGTTTTCGTTCCAGACCCCGTATGGAGCGCGGATAAACTTGGGTTCAGCCTGAGGAGAGGCCGACTTAATGGCCTCGCTTGCTTCGGTGATCTGATATTCTATTTCCTCTAGTCCGCATGTCGTCAGATCCGGATGGGTCATAGTATGGTTGCCAACCTCGTGCCCTTCGGCAACGATTCGTCGGATAAGTTCTGGTTGATCCGCGGCATAAGCACCGATGACGAAGAACGTAGCGGGTACGCGTTGCTCCGCCAGAACATCGAGGATATCAGGCGTGCAATATGGGTTTGGTCCGTCGTCGAACGTCAGATAAACGCTACGGTTGGAGCGGTTGCCCGAGACTTTGCAACTATAATCCAGCTGTTTCATAGCTCTGGGCCATTACGATCAATTAGCGTGCCGGAAGGCCACTCGTCCATCGAGCGCGCTATGGGAAACACGACGGCGAGGGGATCCTCAATTCGCGTGGCTGGCAGATCGAGGTAGACCTCTGGGAGAGTGGAGCGGACGCGGACCCCTGGGAGGATGGTCGCAATACCGCCGCGGCACAGTCTCTCAACGTGCTTGTACAGCGCGTGCCGAACCGTGCCGAACGCGAATGGGACGCCGAGCCGCTGCAACTCCGGATACAGCGTAAACATTGAATGACTAAGCCCAAGTCCTTCAAGATCGGCACGCACTCCCCACAACCCCAGTTCCCCCACCAGGAGATCCACCTCCCCGACCTTGATGAAACGCCGCAACATGCCCATGTGGGCGGCAACGCCATGCGAGTCGTAAGCAATCACGCGCATTTCAGGCCGCGCTCCGGCCCAACTCCGGCCACCTTCGAAGGGCATTGCATTGAACGCGCCTGTCGGCCCGTAGGTATTACGAAAGAATGCAGAAAGTTCTGCGTGATCGTCGACTTGCAGCTCATTTTCCCAACAAAGTTTCCATCGCACGTCAGCAGGCATTTTTGTCTCTCTATGCTTCTGGCAAAACTTGCAGTTATCCGCACGCGTCTAGTATGCAGCATCTGAATAACCAGTGGTATTAGTTCTATGCAGTAATGGCTGCAATCAGTGAAATCGATTGTTTGGATGAAACTCATCCATCCCGTGGATGGAGAATATGTGCAGAACCCGTTTGGCCTGCGATTGGTTTCTTCTCCACTTGCAGCTCCTGAGTGCTTTGGTCAATCAAGCATCAAACTTTTTCCGAATACGATAGTCCAGTCGGAGCTGCGCATGGATGTCTTGCCACTCTAGGCACAGGACCTATTAATTTCGTTTGAGATGTGATTCACGGCTTCCAATAGGAGGCCTTTATGGGTGATTTGTTTCTGCTGAGCGAGCGCCAGATGGCGCGGATATCGCCGTTCTTTCCGCTGTCCCACGGAGTGCCGAGGGTCGATGACCGCCGGGTGGTGAGCGGCATCGTCTACGTAATCCGCAACGGTCTCCAGTGGAAGGACGCGCCGACTGGCTACGGTCCACACAAGACGCTCTACGACCGCTTCATTTGCTAGAGCCGGCTCGGCGTCTTCGACCGCATCTTCGCCGGACTCGCTGGCGAAGGGCCAAAACCCGAGCGTATCATGATCGACGCGACGCATCTGAAGGCCCACCGCACCGCGGCAAGCCAGCTTAAAAAGGGGATGTTCCCCGTCGTATCGGGCGAACAAAAGGCGGGCTGAACTCGAAGCTCCACACCGTTTGCGACGGTGACGGACGGCCGATCATCCTGCTCCTATCGGAAGGCCAGATGAGCGACCATAAGGCGCCCGTCTCGTCCTCGACGCCTTGCCGCCGGCCTCTCATCTGATCGCCGACCGCGGCTACGACAGCGCCTGGTTCCGCGAGGAACTGGAAGCACGAGGCATCGAGCCGTGCATCCCGTCGAGCCGAAGCCGCAAAGTCCCATACGCTTACGACACGGCCCTTTATCGTCAGCGTCACAAGGTCGAGAACCTGTTCGCAAAACTCAAGGACTGGCGCCGCATCGCAATTCGCTACGACCGATGCGCCCACACCTTCTTCTCAGCCATCTGCATCGCTGCAGCCGTCATTTTCTGGCTCTAACGAGTCCTGAGCCTAGCTGCGGTAAAGCCGAGATGGTAAACCCGCGGTCGTTGCTATACTTCCCTGAACGCTAGAACTGCGTTCAGGCCCCCCATGGCAAAGGCGTTGCTTAGCGCTATTCGAATCTTCCTTTCACGCGCCACATTTGGCGTGACGTCGAGATCGCAATTGGGGTCGCGTTCATTATAATTTGCCGTGGGCGGAACGATCCCTTCGCGGATCGCCATCACACACGCAATCATTTCGAGGGCGCTCGCCGCACCCAGGCAATGTGCGTGCATGGACTTGGTAGACGAGATCGCCATTGAATATGCGCGCTTACTGAAGACGTGCTTGATCGCTGCCGTCTCGACTTCGTCATTCGCTTTGGTGCCAGTGCCGTGCG from Sinorhizobium alkalisoli encodes the following:
- the nodI gene encoding nodulation factor ABC transporter ATP-binding protein NodI; the protein is MAAIAISLIDVTKTYIDRTVVDRFSFAVEKGECFGLLGPNGAGKSTIARMVLGMTPPDAGKITVLGAPVPAQARLARASIGVVPQFDDLDQEFTVRENLLVFGRYFNMSTHQIEAVIPSLLEFARLESKADARVAGLSGGMKRRLMLARALINDPQLLILDEPTTGLDPHARHLIWERLRSLLARGKTILLTTHFMEEAERLCDRLCVLEEGEKIAEGRPQGLIDEQIGCQVIEINGGNPHELRALIKTCAQRIEVSGETLFCYSSAPEQVRIQLRERTDLRLLQRPPNLEDVFLRLTGREMKD
- the nodU gene encoding nodulation protein NodU — its product is MRICGIKLTHDGAVALIEDGKLIFCIEQEKRNNNPRYQAIDNLDAIVQALNEHGLSVGDVDQFVIDGWDGELESEFQVFSEGLPITLSGAPYVERWPESPLKSHDSSGLALSGSILPYKSFPHVISHVVSAYCTSPFAKAGEPSFCLVWDGCIFPRLYYAEPKGIRLIKCMFPMIGHAYAVAGHHFGPYRKADPRSWDLGVAGKLMAYIALGAAQENILNVFRELYEEHFAGETLLAVGYRENIHNADALLARVNDYFDASASRLQCEKPQDVLASFHVFLERLLVGEMTIALQMQSQFESRNLCVAGGCGLNIKWNSALRASGLFESVWVPPFPNDSGSAIGAACCARAVERGLAPLDWSVYSGPKLKSSAIPPGWKAAPCTLAELARILASNEPVVFLAGRAELGPRALGGRSILAAATSPQMKDHLNEVKFREHFRPVAPICLEDRAQDIFDPGTPDPYMLFDHTTRPKWRERIPAVVHLDGTARLQTIARNSEHEVSKLLAEYESLTGIPLLCNTSANYHGRGFFPDAAAACEWGQIGHVWCDGLLLTRTSETDVSPVGCTASSASTWPR
- the nodS gene encoding nodulation methyltransferase NodS, whose product is MNQKKHYQLLHDELAEDDPWRLDSNPFEQERHRQMLRLALAQQSITNALEVGCAAGAFTERLAPHCEQLTVIDVVPHALARTRRRLKDPPNISWISCDILQFSARKLFDLIVVAEVLYYLESVAEMRTAIRNLAQMLAPSGHLIFGSAGDASCQRWGHVAGAETVITILDQELIQIDRVRCVGQTTNEDCLLTRHRHPVSQ
- the nodC gene encoding chitooligosaccharide synthase NodC; the encoded protein is MDLFGTAGTVAISLYALLSGVYKGMQVLYAPTASSFSASPGSPPFNALASVDVIVPCFNEDPDILSACLESIANQDYAGRLQVFVVDDGSTNREDLAPVHNTYAGDPRFNFILLPTNAGKRKAQIAAIRRSSGDLLLNVDSDTTLAPDVVTKLVHKMRDPSIGAVMGQLVARNRSDTWLTRLIDMEYWLACNEERAAQARFGAVMCCCGPCAMYRRSALLLLLDQYETQLFRGKTSDFGEDRHLTILMLKAGFRTEYVADAIAATVVPDRLAPYLRQQLRWARSTFRDTLLALRLLRRLDRYLTLDVIGQNLGPLLLAVSVLMGLAQIAVAATIPWSTITMIAFMTVVRTSVAALRARQVRFLTFAAHTPINLFLILPLKAYALCTLSNSAWLSRTDVLQRSPRSAQTSSLKSLPVD
- the nodB gene encoding chitooligosaccharide deacetylase NodB → MKQLDYSCKVSGNRSNRSVYLTFDDGPNPYCTPDILDVLAEQRVPATFFVIGAYAADQPELIRRIVAEGHEVGNHTMTHPDLTTCGLEEIEYQITEASEAIKSASPQAEPKFIRAPYGVWNENVLSISARVGLQAVHWSVDPRDWSRPGVNAIVDAVLASVEPGAIVLLHDGCPPNELVGHKLSGLRDQTLMALSRVITGLHDRGFVIRTLSQDN
- a CDS encoding NodA family N-acyltransferase, with amino-acid sequence MPADVRWKLCWENELQVDDHAELSAFFRNTYGPTGAFNAMPFEGGRSWAGARPEMRVIAYDSHGVAAHMGMLRRFIKVGEVDLLVGELGLWGVRADLEGLGLSHSMFTLYPELQRLGVPFAFGTVRHALYKHVERLCRGGIATILPGVRVRSTLPEVYLDLPATRIEDPLAVVFPIARSMDEWPSGTLIDRNGPEL